The following are encoded together in the Zingiber officinale cultivar Zhangliang chromosome 8A, Zo_v1.1, whole genome shotgun sequence genome:
- the LOC122009521 gene encoding adenine nucleotide transporter BT1, chloroplastic/mitochondrial-like yields the protein MADKRLQPVEKNSFELVLPLPELPGFSWNLPEGFCPAGGLFACVGQMGVGFGVPSQSLNPTPQVGYQILGTAPALSTVEATNSADEAVVKKKGGLKVRIKIGNPHFRRLFSGGIAGAVSRTVVAPLETIRTHLMVGSNGNSTTEVFQTIMQTEGWRGLFRGNFVNVIRVAPSKAIELFAYDTAKKVLTPKEGEEPKFPIPPSLVAGAFAGVSSTLCTYPLELLKTRLTIQRDVYDNLLHAFVKIVREEGPAELFRGLTPSLIGVVPYAATNFYAYDSLKKLYRKTFKKEEIGNIATLLIGSAAGAISSSATFPLEVARKHMQVGAVGGRQVYKNMLHAFLSILEKEGIGGLYKGLGPSCMKLVPAAGISFMCYEACKKLLIDEEEA from the exons ATGGCGGATAAGAGGTTGCAACCAGTCGAGAAGAACAGCTTCGAGCTTGTCCTTCCTCTCCCAGAGCTGCCGGGCTTCTCATGGAACCTACCGGAGGGGTTCTGCCCCGCCGGCGGCTTGTTTGCCTGTGTTGGTCAGATGGGGGTAGGTTTTGGTGTTCCTTCGCAATCTCTCAATCCGACACCGCAGGTCGGTTATCAGATCCTTGGGACTGCTCCTGCCCTATCCACAGTGGAGGCCACTAACAGTGCCGATGAAGCAGTGGTTAAGAAGAAGGGTGGTCTGAAAGTAAGAATCAAGATCGGAAACCCTCATTTCAGAAGGTTGTTCAGTGGAGGAATTGCTGGGGCAGTGTCACGGACTGTAGTTGCACCTCTAGAAACAATTAGGACACACCTTATGGTCGGCAGCAATGGGAATTCGACGACAGAAGTGTTTCAGACTATAATGCAGACTGAGGGATGGAGGGGGCTCTTTCGCGGTAATTTTGTCAATGTAATCCGCGTCGCGCCTAGCAAGGCCATTGAG TTATTTGCTTACGATACAGCTAAGAAGGTTTTGACTCCCAAAGAGGGTGAAGAACCAAAGTTTCCCATCCCCCCCTCGCTCGTTGCTGGGGCATTTGCTGGAGTCAGCTCAACCTTGTGTACATATCCTTTGGAACTACTGAAGACGCGACTAACTATACAG CGAGATGTCTATGACAATCTTCTACATGCATTTGTGAAAATTGTGCGCGAGGAAGGTCCTGCAGAGTTGTTCAGAGGTCTCACTCCAAGCCTCATAGGAGTCGTGCCATATGCTGCTACTAATTTCTATGCTTATGATTCACTAAAGAAACTCTACAGGAAGACCTTCAAGAAAGAAGAAATAGGGAACATTGCGACTCTTTTGATTGGTTCAGCAGCTGGTGCTATCTCAAGCAGTGCTACTTTTCCACTTGAAGTTGCGCGGAAGCATATGCAAGTCGGAGCAGTTGGTGGTCGGCAGGTGTACAAGAATATGCTTCATGCTTTTTTGAGCATACTCGAAAAGGAAGGGATTGGTGGCCTTTATAAAGGCTTGGGACCGAGCTGCATGAAGCTGGTACCTGCGGCTGGGATCTCATTCATGTGCTATGAGGCTTGCAAGAAGCTCTTAATCGATGAGGAGGAAGCTTAA